AACTCTTCACAAAGTTTGAGTGCAGGAGatcaagttttaaaatgtaagttttgtttgtttgtttttttttaaatccagcacCACCTACAGTCTATGCATGATGTCATATATGTGACTCAACGATCTAGGATCAATCACATCACGTGATGAACATTATGATGGTCCCTTTCTCCTTGTAAGCACTAATGGAAAATTTCTCAACCTCACAAGACAGTATTTTTCACAACTGGTACTCGGATCTTGACTGTGGTGACTGTTCTGACTAGCTGGAGTGGTGCATGTGGAGAAAGTGCAGACTCAAGCTTTGTCTGTCGCATCGTAATTGGAGAGAACTGGTTCTGATTCTTGCATGGCAGCAAGTGCCCGGCTGCAACAACGCTTGCTTCCTTGAGGATTCCCTCATGAGATCCGTTGCCTGTAGTAGTTTTTGGCAGATACGAAGGCAGATCAGcaataaaggaaaatttcttGGGCGGTTGTTGACCTGATTTCTCAGGCTCTGTGTCTCCTGTCTCCCTTTAAGCAAGTAGTCAGGTAACAGGTTTTTATGTCcatgggttttctttgtttggaaaTTAGGTACTCACTTTTTACTACTGTGTTTCTGAAAGGTGGAGTCTGGAACTGTCTCTAATTCTTGCATTGTTGGGGAGAAGAAATTATATCCTCCCTCCCGGAAAACAGTAAGTAGTTTGCATTGCTCGTTTTCAGCTCTCACTGTGTtaaagatgggaagaaaaaaaaagtccttagTCTGTTCTTGGGTGGGGAGCGGAGAAGGCTTGGAAATAGCTCTGCCAGCAAAAGGGCACAGGTAGCAGAAGCACTGAGAGGCGTGGCTGGTCCCTGGCTGGAGTTGGAGCTttcctgccctgggctgggtgaATACCGTGTGGGTCCTGGGGAATAGGCCGCTTCTTCCCTGAACAACGCTGTCACCTGCGGTGCTCCTACCCGCAGGGCACCAGCAGAGAGGCACATTCAGAGGTGGGCTGGGAGCTCTGAGAGGTGTAAATGCATCGTAGTGGAGCTGAGAAGCAGGAGTAAAGATCGTGCTCGAGTAAGGTTTTGGGGGCTTATTCTAAAGCAGGGACTTGCGCTGTAAAGAAACTTGCTGCCACCCAGTGAGCCAAGTGGGGAAGACCAGCCTAGTTCACAAGATCCTACCTATATTTAGTTTAATGGCAAACGCACAATTTtaacactaaaaataaatctggGTGCTTAAGAACAGCCTTCCTTTCAAAGATTACTAAATTCCAgttatgaaacagaaaaattactacAGTCATATCTATTGACTTGTGAAGATTGGCCTCTCCAGCAAAAAGACACAGGGTTGGGATTGGGGCTGGTTTTCTCTTAGAAAGAGGCAGGTCCCTTCTGGTTTGAGTCTGAACACTTTTTGAGAGGAATAGTCTCAtaaacagcttgctttttttctaatgtttaaTCTTGAAATGTCATTATGTTCGTTGCGTAGAaaaagatgggtttttttcagaagaaggaTAGGATCTGGTCATTCTTCCCTTGGCTATTTTTTGCTAGTTTCATTATCAAGCACTCACTTCTTGTTAGCCATTTAACAATTCTTTGTTACTAGCATGTAATGAAAGTAACTTTTTGCCATAGAACAGATGAAAGTCATTAGGACGTAGAACCCTattctttggtttattttcttgtagTAGTAGCAGTACATATGAGCCAGACTTAATCGCTGTTCTGCTTCAAATGACAACTgaaatggtggggtttttttagtcaCGTAAAAAGACAGAGGCACCACAATATGCTTTGATTATTAAATGCTAAGCTTCACTGCTAAGAAAGTTTGCTCAAGAGCAAAGAAACAAGAACCAAAGCTTATGATGAGCTCTTGGTCAAGCTTGGAAAGGTACTGACAGATGTAGCTACAGGTATTAGTGGATACTTGCACCAAGGATGCCCAGAGTAATGCAGAGTGGAATGTCTGCTAGTCTCCCAAAATCAACTTCCATCTGTTTGTATTagaagtaattaattttaaactaaactgtatttctaattTCAATATCCAAAAAAGTTTAAAGTCAGATTCAGGTTGCAGAACATTGATGTAAGTGAAATACTTAAGCTTTCTTTTGGTATGGTAAATGTGATACCTAGTCTTGTTTTGCAAAAACCTCTGTGTATGTGCTCTGTAAGAGTGAAAGGTTTGCCATATTAGAAGCAACTCTACCAGCCCTAGCTATTTTCATTTGAGGGTAATAGAAATACGATTTTGCTGGTTGTGTGAAGTTGTCCTAGAATACAATCATTGTTTGTTAAAGCGCTGCTTAGAAATGTTAGGAAACGCATTGCTGGCTGCTGGGCTTAAGACTTCTGTTAAGTTTATGGCTGGGGACAAACTGACTGTGGCTTTCTAACAAACCAAATGGGCTATTcaaagctgttcttttttaaaccatttgaAAACATCCACATAGTCATTTATATTGTCTGGGTCACGATCGCTTTGTTTGGATTTACATGTGTTCTGTAGCTTTCGCGTTTAGATTCTAGCTTTTTTCATTGCTCAGTCATTTGCTGTGTAACCCACTCGTTTACAAGGAGATCCTTCAAATTAGATCCGAGACGATGTCTCCTTTGCATTGCAGCCTTAAGCACAATGGTAactaatttaataaattaaataggGGGGTAGAGTCAGATTCTGCTAAGGCCCTTAAACTGTCAGTGTAATGTGATTTAAACTGAGCACTTGCACGTTAAGATGGAAAGAGATTAAGGGGGGAAGGGGTAAAGTGCTTGATATCACAGCCTCAGGCTTTTGTTGTCAGCCACAGTTCGTTCAGCAGTTAAGTTTTAGGTATTTCAAGAAACTTATGAGTGCTGGAGATTTGGATGAGACACACAGTTTAATCTTGCAGGAGCCTGGCAGAGGAGAGGTGGTTTTGTCTGGGTCAAAAGGACTAAAGGAGGGGCTAATAGACAAGATATATCTTTTATTATACAGTAAATAGTCCTATGTGCTGTAAATTAAGGCAATTTTAAGTGCAACAAGCTTACTGAATCATGAAGAAAGCATATTTGATTACacaaagtttaaaattattcttctacACACAAGGATAATCAGTGCCTGCATAAAGCATGTTACGTGTccttcagtttgttttaaaaaagaaaacaaaaaaccagagaATCCTCTTCTATTGACCAACAATTGCCAGCAGCAAACGCCTGTAATCCCCACTTGTGTCACTTGCTATCATGGAAGCCAAAGTCTTCTGATACATTTGTGTGAACATCTGTTTAATTTGCACAAGGTCAATCtatgcagagaaaaaagaaaggcagaaaacttAACACAGTACGTGATTTTAAACTCAGACAGTCACCCTGCATCTCTTCCTTCATGGGCTACAGAACACATACCGAGGGTGAAAGGCACAACCGATCAGCTCTGCATGCCTTACAGGCCAGCTGGTCCCCTAAGGCCAGAGGAGCAGCTCCCAGAGCAGAGCTCTAGCAGTTGTTCCTTGCTTTGTAGTAACCTAACTAAGCCTGAACCTTTGAACTTGAGGCACTTACCTGCTACACAGACAGGCAGCCACAGTTGAGAAGGAAGACAAGCAGTATTACTATCTAGCCAGGGAAATTAAAAGTATCATACAAAAGTtggctttaaaacaaattaacacGTTCATCTAAATCTGAACGCCGTAAAAGCTTTGTTGCAATACATGATTCTACAGCTGTGCAAGAAGGACTAAGTGAAAAGCTGGTTAGGGTAGGCAGCTTTCTGCTACATGTGGCATTTACAGAGGAAGTTTCTTACCTCACTGCGAGTGACTATAATTCTGATGAGGGTAGAATCATCTGTGCCAGCTCCTTTCATAGAATAGTAAAGTCTTTCTGCAAAAAAGGCTGGGCGATTTAAAGCACATTGCACTgcaataaagtatatttttaggATTAGTCCCAGAATTGTATGCTGTATAGCAATACCTGGCAGGATCAATTCAGGATTTTTGCTGTAGACGGCTAGAGGTGGTTATTGATGAAGATCCAGTTATTACAGGATCTGTGCATTACAGGAACTGTTTCATAGAGCTAAGCTTATTTTCAAGCTGACCAAATGAGTTACTCCTTCCTTCACACAAAACCTTACGGTTATGAGCAGTTACCTTCTCTGGAAGTGCTTTTCAAACCTGGCTGAAACCTTAATTCTCAAGTAGgtaatttaaaaacagttcTCCTTGGAGACCTGGTCCTAGGCTATAAGGTGTTTTACTCATGTGCCACTGCTAGACTCTCCCTAAGAAAAGTACACCTGTAATAACTTCTGTTAACTTTAGTAGTTATAGAACAGGCCTTGGGTTAGGTTGTTCAGGCTCAGAGAGGAGCCTTTATTCTTTTACGTGATTCTCAGAGCTGAGTTTTTCCCATAAAACTCTTGAGCAGAACATAATCTGGGAAGTTCTTGCTTATCCTTTAGGCTACAGAAATGCTGTCATTTTGATAAGCACTGATAGGATTGGTGTCTGCAGATTCACTAGTAAATCATACTGATCCGCACTATCAGCAAATTGTGCTGAATTTGAACTGCTTTACCATAACAAGtcagcataaaaaaaagaattcaaaatagGTCTTCTATTTTGCTGAATTATTCCGTAGCAAATGCTGTGCTTTCTGGGGGTAGGTAGTGGTGTTGGGAAGAGAGGTGAAAAGGGAGCTGTGCCTGAAGTAGGTTCATGTTGGTTCTGAGATCATGTGTGAGGGTGGTTCAGCTGTCTCTGCTGAGGTGGCGCACAAGCAGAGTCACGGCTCTGTAATGCTGGTACTCGCACCAGTACAGCTACAGGGACTAACCAGTGACCTTTGTTTCAGTGTGGCTGCCTGACTTCCCAGACAAGTGACAAGTAGTTCCTATGTAGGCTTTCCTTCTTCATGGCGTATGCTTATTTTCTCCAATTAAGTGTAAAGTGAATAAATTGAATAATTAAGTTCCTTTTGTGCTAGCAGAGCACAAAATGTGTGTTCATTTGCCGTATGGCCAGTGTTGTATTGTATTTGTCTTCAATTACGTTTAGAAGATTTAATTCCTAAGGGATAAGGGGAGGAAAGAACGTATCACTTACAAATAGTCTTCAAGCCACGTTCCACATTTCCAGAAAATTCTCGGTCAATGCTGCTTAATAAATCACGATTAGCAATCTACAAATAAATGAGATTAATATGTGGATAATGAAATGCAGTAACAACTGCAACCTccatttaaaatacactgaCCAAACTCAtttgaaatcagtgaaaaattCCTACCCTGGAGTATGCCTCAGCTGTTGCTTTCAGTTGGGGAAAACTTCTGCTGGCCAGAACCATATTAAAGCAAGATTCATCAGTCCCAAGTTTTCCTTCACCTGCTTGGTACAGCCGCTGAGCATCTTCTTGAGCTTTTTGATAATCCACAGTTTGATTTTCATCCCGATTACCCTAAAAGCAAAGACAACAGATATCAAATGAAATTACAGAGAGAAGGCTATGCTTTAACTGCTTGCAGTGCAGACCCTAAGTATCTATCTTCAAAGCTTGGAGCAGAAAAAGTAATACCAGTTTGAAATACATTACATTGCTTTAAAACTACTCTTTGGTTTAATATTTCTTGTAGGTAACAAATAAAAAGTGGCCCAGAACCCTAGCTGTAGGGCATGCTTTAAGCTGTAGATATACTCACTCAGATAATTTCACCCCTACATACCATCTCATAGTTCTGATCAAGTAAGTACTGTACTTAATCCTGTTCTACTTAATAACGTAAGCTTTTTCTTGATTTCCTTCTAGGCTTCAAGTTGCAAAGAATCTTCCCAAATGAACTAATGAATTATCTTCCTGAATACGCACACCTGAAATATCTCAGGTTGTCTGTTTTATTTAGAATATGTTAATTTCAAGTAAGAATGTGTCCAGAAAGCACTTACTATAGTTGTAATATGTCAGTAGGACTTAGATGACATTTTAtgtgctttgctgttttgtggTCTGGTTCCCcggcccgccccccccccccccttttttttttttgctgcccaGTGCATGGGTGGATGGATACTGCTAAATATACTGGCTGAGCAGGCTGAATACATGCTCTCAAATACTATTGTATCTATAGTGGTTAATATAGTATTTAAATGATGTGGTTGTCAGTTATTGTAAACTACTGgatttatcaaaataaaaatgagcaaCATAAGCTTCAAGGTTTGCTTTCTTGTGGATTTTGACTTTTTAATCCAAATACCTAGTGCATAGCTGAAAAAGGTAGAGGCAAACAAGATAAAAACATGTCATAGAAATTCTATTAGCAAATAGGCAGATTGATCATGGAAATGGGGGGTTACATCAGTACATATTTCTTCCTGAACACTGATAACTGCAAGTTACTATTCTTCAACACAAAAAGAGCCCTAGTAAATCATGTGGGATAAGCAAGCTCCAGTGTTCACCTGAGTTCAATAGTAGCATTTCCCCAGTTCTGGTGATgtgaagggaaggaaggctgTGGTGTAACCTGGGAGGTAAGTTTTGCCCTATGGTACCTCTTAGCTTGTTCATAGGGGTTCTCACAGGTATCCTACATACCATAAAGGTTATCCTATCAGATTTACCCAGATTATTTTGTTAATGCATGCAAAAAACTAAAAACTGTCTTGCTTTAACAGCAGCGTGGAGCACTGCTTTATAGTGCCACTTGATCGTACCTGCACAATGAAGTAGTTACACATAAGTTCTCCGAGATGAATGCAGGGTGCTAAATTAGGTCACGCAGTTCATCATAGGTTTGCGTCTCTTCCTTGAGGAGGAATGGACGTGTCATATCTTGTCATTAGGGAATAAATCTACGGCCCAGAGCTAATGTCTTAAAAACCTGGCTCTTGCTATGTGTACACAGGCTATTTGTGGAGCCATTTTGACTACATGCAACGAAGTCAGACTGTACACTATTAtcctacaaaaagaaaaaagattaaagcTCACTTGGCACATAGATATTAGTAATCGTTCAAAGTGTCCTGAAGTGTCTCCTCTGATGTCTTGTTCAATGTCCCTTCCAAATTCTGATTTATAGCAGTTCACTATTTCTCGTATTTCCTGGTTTGTCCTTGTGCAGAGGATCTCAATCAGCACTCTCTCCTGAGTGCCTGCGCCCTGTAGGCAGAGGACAAAAGGGCATAACTACAAAGCACTACCTAGTCAGTTTTCTTCACCTGTGAAATTAAGTAGTCATCTGTTAGTTCAAAACTTAATACAATCTACATTGTAAGAGCAGTATCCTTGCAGTGTGAAAGCACCAAGTCGCCtgtataattaaaatgaaatgaagattCCTCCAACATGCGTTTCTGCACCAGTCCAAAAAAAAAGGGGACCCCAAAACCATACAGCCACAATAGTGCCATCAGCAAACGTTATCTGGAAAATAGTTTCGGAAGGAAATTCTTTTTGGCACCCTTAGTCTGGAAACAcactggaggaaggcagagccTTATGATAATCATAAAAGCCAAAGATACAGACATAAATTCTGTTTTAGTCAGTGTACAAGCGTGCTACCTATTCCAAATTTGACCGCTTCCTCAACATGGAGCACCAGCAGGAACTTTTCATAGATGCTTCCCTCTCCCCGGAATAAAAATTAACTGTGAGTACTGTGTACAATGAGCTCTGCATACAGTGACTGGCATGACCATCTCTGTTCAGGCAAGGGTTATATAGGAGTGGCTCTGTATGAGGCTTCTTGGTAATGTTATATTATAAATGTCTTAAAATGGTTGAGTGGCTGTTGCCTCCACTAAAGCCAGATCTTCATTTAAGCTCCACATGCGCTTTAGAAGGTCTGCATTCGTACATGGGTTAATCTGCTCATTTCCAGTACCAGCTACCTGCTAGCTGCTGCAGCTcaaacaagaaagaaatgctgGTAAACTGGACATACCAGTTTACCCGAGTTAAAAGTTCAAACCAACTGGCTCACCTAATGGCTAATGCAGTCTTAATACCGGACCAGATACATGCATCATCTGAcgttaagaaaatattttttttcattggcgtccttttggaaaaaaaaactgggATAATCCGAAAATGTCCTTCAGTAACAATGGCTTGTTCCAAGTAAGGAGAGGTAGGTACCTTCAATTCAAACAGCCGTTACAGTTTTAATGGCACCCTGGCCCTTTCTAGGTTCTAGCAAAAATTATGACCAAGTGGCAGAGAAAGCTTTGTCCTGCAGTGTTTCATCCTCTGCTGGATGGCGAGCTGCTCTGAATTGACTAACCCTGCAGAAACTGGCTGGAACTGGGGGATGCAGCAGAAAAGAATTTTAGGCCCCACGGTCCTGAAATTTGTTTGCCACTACAGGATTTTTCAGTGATCAGATATTCGCTCATCTTAGATGAGTATTTTAAgatcattttaaattattttgctcaCAGGAAAACAATACCTTCATTGCATGACGTAAACTCCAGGCATCGTAGTAGGTGCTAGGCATGAAGAGGGCTAGAATCAATTCTTCCACATTTCCACTTAACTCAGACTTCAGATCTTTAATTAAATCCTGTTCaattgcaaacagaaaaagggcTTTGGAGCGTGCCAGCCATGTAGACGATGTACTGAACAAGAGCAATCTAGAACTTACTTTTGTGACTGATTTCTACCTTTGTGCTGTTTCTCCTGTAAagccttgttttgtttcttataaCGAACTTCCCTCTGTCCAAAACTTGGACAGCTCAGCTCTTCTCTATTATCTCCTCACTAATTAGGACCTAGACAGGTCCTGAGAAATGCCACAACTAAACAATTTCCCTTCAAGTTGCAAGAACAACAgagggaagaaattaaattatcttGGCCTTTTGGTGACTAAGCCATCTTCCACCAGTTTCTCCATTtgtttcttaggaaaaaaatttcagtacTGGTTTGTGTGTATAAAAAAACTCAGTAGTTTCAGACACTAATAAAGGGTCAGTTTATGCTTGATTATCAGTCAttccaaaagcaaagaaacttcTTGTTTGGTCAGGGACAGAGCCAGCCCCCAacctttccccagccctgctcctgccaggtATCAGGACACCGCCATGTTAAATACCAGATGCCCCCGGTACACAAGGAATGTAACCAAAAgaagtgcatttaaaaatgcCCAAACTGTTCCCCAGGACTAAAATGCAATCAGGCAggtaaagcagcagctggaagtttggttttgtttactgATTCAAAGAACTAATTAACATACCTTGCCATACATAGTCTTGAAAGCTTCCTTGATTTTTTGCCTTTGATCATTGGAGCGGTTAGCAACAACATTGATGATAGCCTGCTCATCAGTTCCTTGGAAACAGAAGGGCAATTTCCTGTAAGAACTCATAATAATACCTCTGAGACTCTGCACTTTATAATCTTGCATTTGGgcataattaaataataaattactaCCATTTAAGTCTACCAAATTTTCTACATAACTTCATCTACTAAATTGCCCAGATCATTTTGAAAGCATGACTTCTGAAAAGCTGAGGAGAAATGGttaaagaaaaggacaaaataaagAAGTTAGCACAACAGAATTTTAAGCTTCTATTGCTCACTTACCAAACCCCTTCATAGCTTTGCGTAGAATTTCTGCGTCCCTTCCAGCATCAAAGTTTGGAGCAGCTTGAATTGTACCCTGGGTACACTGAACCATTGCTGCAGGCTGAAAATAAGGGTCACATGTAACTAGCTATCCTGCACAAtataaattcaaattaaaatcaCTCCTTTGGAATCAGTACTCCCGAAGGCGTTGTCCGTTAGTTCcccattttttcctctaatgTG
The genomic region above belongs to Phalacrocorax aristotelis chromosome 12, bGulAri2.1, whole genome shotgun sequence and contains:
- the ANXA7 gene encoding annexin A7 isoform X2, giving the protein MSYPGYPPSGGYPAFPGYPPTGQESVYPPAGQYSYPTVPGGYPPAGGGTYPAAPPSAGYPGAAGYPAPGGYPAPGGYPGAPQAGGMPPYPAAPTGPGFGMPSAGPGFGGYPQPPAQSYAGGGPAQIPVGYPGGQAPSPVPSLPAAMVQCTQGTIQAAPNFDAGRDAEILRKAMKGFGTDEQAIINVVANRSNDQRQKIKEAFKTMYGKDLIKDLKSELSGNVEELILALFMPSTYYDAWSLRHAMKGAGTQERVLIEILCTRTNQEIREIVNCYKSEFGRDIEQDIRGDTSGHFERLLISMCQGNRDENQTVDYQKAQEDAQRLYQAGEGKLGTDESCFNMVLASRSFPQLKATAEAYSRIANRDLLSSIDREFSGNVERGLKTILQCALNRPAFFAERLYYSMKGAGTDDSTLIRIIVTRSEIDLVQIKQMFTQMYQKTLASMIASDTSGDYRRLLLAIVGQ
- the ANXA7 gene encoding annexin A7 isoform X1, coding for MSYPGYPPSGGYPAFPGYPPTGQESVYPPAGQYSYPTVPGGYPPAGGGTYPAAPPSAGYPGAAGYPAPGGYPAPGGYPGAPQAGGMPPYPAAPTGPGFGMPSAGPGFGGYPQPPAQSYAGGGPAQIPGYPGGQAPSPVPSLPAAMVQCTQGTIQAAPNFDAGRDAEILRKAMKGFGTDEQAIINVVANRSNDQRQKIKEAFKTMYGKDLIKDLKSELSGNVEELILALFMPSTYYDAWSLRHAMKGAGTQERVLIEILCTRTNQEIREIVNCYKSEFGRDIEQDIRGDTSGHFERLLISMCQGNRDENQTVDYQKAQEDAQRLYQAGEGKLGTDESCFNMVLASRSFPQLKATAEAYSRIANRDLLSSIDREFSGNVERGLKTILQCALNRPAFFAERLYYSMKGAGTDDSTLIRIIVTRSEIDLVQIKQMFTQMYQKTLASMIASDTSGDYRRLLLAIVGQ